One window from the genome of Natrialba magadii ATCC 43099 encodes:
- a CDS encoding uracil-DNA glycosylase — translation MPASDPPFPDSRNVIEPDCQRCPALVEHRTCISWGTGPLDADVLVAGEAPGSGNPDADNWQGGNWTGKAYTSRHSGRRIRRMVERIGYGDDAYYTNAVKCFPANEESRSSTESGEPASTETPRTEDLPDNREPTPTERANCRTHLVTEVETLEPAVLLATGKHATKSVLAAEERELGGFIETVLEPVRCEQLETWLVPILHPSYQDVWIGRLGYEPEEYLTAIRETVDECVERGRPSRAGVDK, via the coding sequence GTGCCCGCTTCCGACCCTCCCTTCCCCGACTCCCGGAACGTCATCGAACCGGACTGCCAGCGCTGTCCAGCACTCGTCGAACACCGTACCTGCATCTCGTGGGGCACCGGGCCACTCGACGCCGACGTGCTCGTCGCCGGCGAAGCACCCGGCTCCGGTAATCCCGACGCTGACAACTGGCAGGGCGGCAACTGGACCGGGAAGGCTTACACCTCCCGCCACTCCGGTCGTCGCATCCGACGCATGGTCGAGCGCATCGGCTACGGTGACGACGCCTATTACACCAACGCCGTGAAGTGCTTCCCCGCGAACGAGGAGTCACGCTCCTCGACAGAGAGCGGTGAACCCGCGAGCACGGAGACCCCGCGCACCGAGGACCTTCCAGACAACCGCGAGCCCACGCCAACAGAGCGAGCGAACTGTCGGACCCACCTCGTCACCGAAGTCGAGACACTCGAGCCAGCCGTGTTGCTCGCGACGGGGAAGCACGCGACGAAATCGGTGCTGGCAGCCGAGGAGCGAGAGCTGGGCGGCTTCATCGAGACGGTGCTCGAGCCGGTTCGCTGTGAGCAACTCGAGACGTGGCTCGTGCCGATCCTGCATCCGTCCTATCAGGACGTGTGGATCGGCCGGTTAGGGTACGAGCCGGAGGAGTACCTCACAGCGATTCGGGAGACAGTAGACGAGTGCGTTGAGCGTGGGCGTCCGTCTCGAGCGGGAGTCGACAAATGA